A window of Natrinema salifodinae contains these coding sequences:
- a CDS encoding outer membrane protein assembly factor BamB family protein: protein MTEWNQYKGDSRNSGLRRDIDGPARVTEAWSADLVGPPGSPVLDRDAVYVGTSRGNCYAFDRETGHRRWVLETTAATDATPIVFRDRLFFGTDDGTITAVDTATGERQWRTDLPADLTAAGLAFSDGRLYVGHAAGLVAFDAETGTEIWSHETDSAVVGCPAIADGRDRDRSSFDRRNEHAPGSGPDPDPDPNPIDGHREPTRLGGAISARDRDADHNWTSERVFVGTDYGSVRALDAETGAEAWSAPIDGTIQGGPTVADGRVYVAADGTVLSLNAASGQAWFTYENQAGFTTAPTVLAAADATFVGAADGYLHVTDTTVGRRKLRGWLFSRKGVELDGPVRSCPVVAGDVLCVGDASGSLYGIAATDPEPLWHFALGDAISGAPAVAPERLYLGSDDGTLQCLAWDADEPLR, encoded by the coding sequence GTGACGGAGTGGAACCAATACAAGGGCGATTCGCGAAATTCGGGGCTCCGGCGCGATATCGACGGCCCGGCTCGCGTCACCGAGGCCTGGTCGGCCGACCTCGTCGGGCCGCCGGGGTCACCGGTGCTCGATCGCGACGCCGTCTACGTCGGAACGAGCCGCGGGAACTGCTACGCGTTCGACCGCGAAACGGGCCATCGACGGTGGGTCCTCGAGACGACGGCCGCGACCGATGCGACCCCGATCGTCTTCCGCGATCGGCTCTTCTTCGGGACGGACGACGGGACGATTACCGCGGTCGATACCGCGACCGGCGAGCGACAGTGGCGGACCGACCTCCCGGCCGACCTCACTGCCGCCGGCCTCGCGTTCTCGGACGGCCGCCTCTACGTCGGGCACGCGGCGGGCCTGGTCGCGTTCGACGCGGAGACGGGGACCGAAATATGGTCCCACGAAACGGACTCGGCGGTGGTCGGCTGTCCGGCGATTGCCGACGGTCGGGACCGGGATCGGTCGAGTTTCGACCGGAGGAACGAGCACGCCCCGGGCTCGGGCCCGGACCCGGACCCGGACCCGAACCCGATCGACGGCCACCGAGAGCCGACCCGTCTCGGCGGAGCCATCTCGGCCCGGGACCGAGACGCGGATCACAACTGGACGTCGGAACGGGTGTTCGTCGGAACCGACTACGGCAGCGTTCGCGCGCTCGACGCCGAAACGGGCGCGGAGGCCTGGTCGGCCCCGATCGACGGGACGATCCAGGGCGGGCCGACGGTCGCCGACGGCCGTGTCTACGTCGCCGCCGACGGGACGGTGCTCTCGCTGAACGCCGCGAGCGGCCAGGCCTGGTTCACCTACGAGAACCAGGCCGGATTCACGACCGCTCCGACCGTGCTGGCGGCTGCCGACGCGACGTTCGTCGGGGCGGCGGACGGCTACCTCCACGTCACCGACACGACCGTCGGACGGCGCAAGCTGCGCGGGTGGCTGTTCTCGCGGAAGGGGGTCGAACTCGACGGCCCGGTCCGCTCGTGTCCCGTCGTCGCCGGCGACGTCCTCTGTGTCGGCGACGCGAGTGGTTCGCTCTACGGAATCGCCGCGACGGACCCCGAGCCGCTGTGGCACTTCGCGCTCGGCGACGCCATTAGCGGCGCGCCCGCAGTCGCCCCCGAGCGGCTGTATCTCGGGAGCGACGACGGGACTCTCCAGTGTCTCGCGTGGGACGCCGACGAGCCGCTGCGCTGA
- the pspAB gene encoding PspA-associated protein PspAB yields the protein MGLLDGLRAVLGLRAEADAGRDADPDDLFGMSTAYITMEADLGYESVDVGALCFSGVDSADFRDAVDEVEGILAAGREETGTDFSVTSDDHGYHWVVLADDDPEDLITSIHFAADTFIEHDYGSRLLAAVFAYEDRDGPAYWIYSFRRGRFYPFVPRSGRERDSSTEFKLESALDGELEIEREKEYWYPLWPSEGETHPWE from the coding sequence ATGGGACTACTGGACGGACTCCGCGCCGTGCTCGGACTCCGCGCCGAGGCCGACGCCGGACGCGACGCCGACCCCGACGACCTGTTCGGGATGAGCACCGCCTACATCACGATGGAGGCCGATCTCGGCTACGAGTCGGTAGACGTCGGCGCGCTCTGTTTCTCCGGCGTCGACTCCGCCGACTTCCGCGACGCCGTCGACGAGGTCGAGGGGATCTTGGCAGCCGGCCGCGAGGAGACCGGCACCGACTTCTCGGTTACATCGGACGACCACGGTTACCACTGGGTCGTGCTCGCGGACGACGATCCCGAGGACCTGATCACGAGCATCCACTTCGCCGCGGACACGTTCATCGAGCACGACTACGGCTCGCGTCTGCTCGCCGCCGTCTTCGCCTACGAGGACCGCGACGGACCCGCCTACTGGATCTATTCCTTCCGCCGGGGACGGTTCTACCCCTTCGTCCCGCGGTCCGGCCGCGAGCGTGATTCGAGCACCGAGTTCAAACTCGAATCCGCTCTGGACGGTGAACTCGAGATCGAACGCGAGAAGGAGTACTGGTACCCGCTCTGGCCCAGCGAAGGCGAAACCCATCCCTGGGAGTGA
- the htpX gene encoding zinc metalloprotease HtpX, whose protein sequence is MNWQADWGLRLRMFVTMFLLFALYIVFAGVITAYVGGGLFLFALMFGGFSLVQYYFSDTLTLRSMGAKTVSRDEYPQLHASIERLSQQADLPKPKVAVVDSQVPNAFATGRNQRNAAVCVTTGLMRTLDRDELDGVLAHELSHVKNRDMMVMTIASFLSTIAFMMVRWGAFFGGGHGRGRQGGGGGIVVAILISLVVWIVSYLLIRALSRYREFAADRGAAAITGNPSALASALLKISGQMDKVPKEDMREEAEMNAFFIIPIKSGVVGRLFSTHPSTERRVEQLRQLEREIQSA, encoded by the coding sequence ATGAACTGGCAGGCGGACTGGGGACTGCGGCTTCGGATGTTCGTGACGATGTTCCTGCTGTTCGCGCTGTACATCGTCTTCGCCGGGGTGATCACCGCGTACGTGGGCGGCGGTCTGTTTCTCTTCGCGCTCATGTTCGGCGGCTTCTCCCTGGTGCAGTACTACTTCAGCGACACGCTCACCCTCCGGAGCATGGGCGCGAAGACGGTCTCGCGCGACGAATACCCCCAACTCCACGCCTCGATCGAACGCCTCTCCCAGCAGGCCGACCTCCCGAAACCGAAGGTCGCGGTCGTCGACTCGCAGGTGCCAAACGCCTTCGCGACCGGTCGTAACCAGCGCAACGCCGCCGTCTGCGTGACGACAGGCCTCATGCGGACGCTCGATCGGGACGAACTCGACGGGGTGCTCGCACACGAGCTCTCCCACGTCAAGAACCGCGACATGATGGTGATGACCATCGCCTCGTTCCTCTCGACCATCGCGTTCATGATGGTCCGCTGGGGCGCGTTCTTCGGCGGTGGCCACGGTCGCGGTCGCCAGGGCGGAGGCGGCGGCATCGTCGTCGCAATCCTCATCTCGCTGGTCGTCTGGATCGTTAGCTACCTGCTAATCCGCGCGCTCTCGCGCTACCGCGAGTTCGCTGCCGACCGCGGGGCGGCCGCGATCACCGGGAACCCCTCCGCGCTCGCTTCCGCGCTACTGAAGATCTCGGGCCAGATGGATAAGGTCCCGAAGGAGGACATGCGCGAGGAGGCCGAGATGAACGCCTTCTTCATAATCCCGATCAAGTCCGGCGTCGTCGGCCGACTCTTCTCGACGCACCCCTCGACCGAGCGCCGCGTCGAACAGCTCCGCCAGCTCGAACGCGAAATACAATCAGCCTAA
- a CDS encoding outer membrane protein assembly factor BamB family protein: protein MIDRERRRVLMYGGLALTGGALTAGVRAAADGSGETDTGAGTDTASTTAATGDRSVSTAGEWASLGGTLGNNAFVPDASGPESPVTVAWESEYGGRVAVANGLVYVPVDGAVHALDAATGSLEWQSADVDASGTPAVTADAVHVGGERLTAVDPYTGDICCLFDPTVVDRVPSPVVAAGLVLVVADGVLYALDAVGYEEQWRFEPDEPLYEHPVAVADGTVIALGESRVYALDVDDGSERWTNEPADNGDHSRFTPPSADRVGHPVATDNVVAVGRERPGPSASESTGEIALYDLETGAKRVAGESSSAPGPIADDRFYVHPRGSFDIVGYDGETGEPAWRPAVATSDVSSIVVADGTVYAGLATDGAGGPDEQSDSGTGVYAFDSETGAVEWAVPTDPVRSLALVGGTLYAAGDEWVIAIRSEGDDGSADADEELDTLAADEAGDTGTAGGGDGDTTGTGDRGSGDDVDERAVAQRADAESVALGNESDGSDDRTGGDGTALQSEVESVEGDGSDELPGFTSGTGIAGGALALEWLRRRASGEEGEGEE from the coding sequence ATGATCGATCGCGAGAGACGGCGGGTGCTGATGTACGGTGGCCTGGCGCTGACCGGGGGAGCGCTCACGGCCGGTGTCAGGGCCGCCGCCGACGGCAGTGGGGAGACCGATACCGGCGCCGGAACCGATACCGCATCGACAACGGCCGCGACGGGCGACAGGAGCGTTTCTACGGCCGGTGAGTGGGCGTCGCTGGGCGGGACTCTCGGGAATAACGCGTTCGTGCCGGACGCCAGCGGCCCGGAGTCGCCGGTCACCGTCGCCTGGGAGTCCGAGTACGGAGGGCGGGTCGCGGTCGCCAACGGGCTCGTCTATGTGCCGGTCGACGGCGCGGTTCACGCGCTCGACGCCGCCACCGGTTCGCTCGAGTGGCAAAGCGCGGACGTCGACGCGAGCGGCACGCCCGCGGTCACGGCGGACGCGGTCCACGTCGGCGGCGAGCGGCTGACCGCCGTCGATCCGTACACGGGCGACATCTGCTGTCTGTTCGATCCGACCGTCGTCGACCGGGTCCCGTCGCCCGTCGTCGCCGCGGGACTCGTGCTCGTCGTCGCCGACGGCGTCCTCTACGCCCTCGACGCCGTCGGTTACGAGGAGCAGTGGCGGTTCGAACCCGACGAGCCGCTGTACGAACACCCGGTCGCCGTCGCCGATGGGACGGTGATCGCGCTCGGCGAATCGCGGGTGTACGCGCTCGACGTCGACGACGGCTCCGAACGGTGGACGAACGAACCGGCGGATAACGGCGACCACAGCCGCTTCACGCCGCCGTCTGCCGACCGAGTCGGCCATCCCGTCGCGACCGACAATGTCGTCGCCGTCGGTCGCGAGCGACCGGGACCGAGCGCGAGCGAGTCGACCGGGGAGATAGCGCTCTACGATCTCGAAACCGGCGCAAAGCGAGTCGCCGGCGAGTCCTCGTCCGCGCCGGGCCCGATCGCCGACGACCGGTTCTACGTCCACCCTCGCGGCTCGTTCGATATCGTCGGGTACGATGGAGAGACCGGCGAGCCCGCCTGGCGGCCGGCGGTCGCGACGTCCGACGTGTCGTCGATTGTCGTCGCCGACGGCACCGTCTACGCGGGCCTCGCGACCGACGGCGCCGGCGGTCCGGACGAGCAGTCCGACTCCGGGACCGGCGTGTACGCCTTCGACAGCGAAACCGGCGCCGTCGAGTGGGCCGTCCCCACCGATCCGGTCCGATCCCTCGCGCTCGTCGGCGGGACGCTCTACGCCGCCGGTGACGAGTGGGTGATCGCGATTCGGTCCGAAGGGGATGACGGATCGGCGGACGCCGACGAGGAACTCGACACGTTGGCCGCCGACGAAGCCGGCGATACGGGTACCGCGGGTGGCGGCGACGGTGATACCACTGGAACCGGCGACCGCGGTAGCGGTGACGATGTGGACGAGCGAGCGGTCGCCCAACGCGCGGACGCCGAGTCCGTCGCACTCGGTAACGAGAGCGACGGCAGCGACGACCGTACCGGCGGCGACGGGACGGCGCTTCAGTCCGAGGTCGAATCGGTCGAGGGAGACGGCTCCGACGAACTGCCCGGATTCACGTCCGGGACCGGTATCGCCGGCGGAGCCCTCGCGCTCGAGTGGCTTCGGCGGCGGGCCAGCGGCGAGGAAGGAGAGGGGGAGGAGTGA
- a CDS encoding 60S ribosomal export protein NMD3, whose protein sequence is MSQSRAFCPRCGDPIPERSASGADAADPLRPGAEVELCDECYFEDFDFVDAPDRIDVRVCAQCGAVYRGNRWVDVGAQDYTDIAIEEVSEALGVHVDVDDVAWQIDPEQVDENTIRMHCYFTGVVRGTPVDEQVTVPVKIARQTCQRCGRIAGDYYASIVQIRAEDRTPTSEETDRAEEIANQVVADMEATGDRNAFVTEVGETDDGLNIKVSTNKIGKKIANKMVEEFGGTVNDAETLVTEDEDGNEVYRVTFAVRLPPYTPGDVIDLADDEKGPVLVRSAHGNLKGTRVTTGERYEAGYEEGNSPEARKLGELEDAVETTVVTVEDENAVQVLDPETYQATTVARPDYFDAAAETVPVLKSRAGLHVLPDSDPDTGADDVEPYDPYANADTDA, encoded by the coding sequence ATGAGTCAATCGCGCGCGTTCTGTCCCCGTTGCGGGGACCCGATCCCGGAGCGATCCGCGAGCGGCGCGGACGCTGCGGATCCGCTGCGGCCGGGCGCCGAGGTCGAACTCTGCGACGAGTGTTACTTCGAGGACTTCGACTTCGTCGACGCCCCGGACCGGATCGACGTCCGCGTCTGCGCCCAGTGCGGCGCCGTCTACCGGGGGAACCGGTGGGTCGACGTCGGCGCCCAGGACTACACCGACATCGCCATCGAGGAGGTCAGCGAGGCGCTGGGCGTCCACGTCGACGTCGACGACGTCGCCTGGCAGATCGATCCCGAACAGGTCGACGAGAACACGATCCGAATGCACTGTTACTTCACGGGCGTGGTCCGCGGGACGCCGGTCGACGAGCAGGTGACCGTGCCGGTCAAGATCGCCCGCCAGACCTGTCAGCGGTGCGGCCGGATCGCCGGCGACTACTACGCCAGCATCGTCCAGATCCGCGCCGAGGACCGCACGCCGACGAGCGAGGAGACCGATCGCGCCGAGGAGATCGCGAACCAGGTCGTCGCCGACATGGAGGCAACGGGCGACCGCAACGCCTTCGTCACCGAGGTCGGCGAGACCGACGACGGGCTGAACATCAAGGTCTCGACCAACAAGATCGGCAAGAAGATCGCGAACAAGATGGTCGAGGAGTTCGGCGGCACCGTCAACGACGCCGAAACCCTCGTGACGGAGGACGAGGACGGCAACGAGGTCTACCGCGTGACCTTCGCCGTCCGCCTGCCGCCGTACACGCCAGGCGACGTCATCGACCTGGCGGACGACGAGAAGGGGCCCGTCCTCGTCCGCAGCGCCCACGGCAACCTGAAGGGAACGCGGGTGACCACCGGCGAGCGCTACGAAGCGGGCTACGAAGAGGGGAACTCTCCCGAGGCCCGCAAGCTCGGCGAACTCGAGGACGCCGTCGAGACGACGGTCGTCACCGTCGAGGACGAGAACGCCGTCCAGGTGCTCGACCCCGAGACCTACCAGGCGACGACCGTCGCCAGGCCGGACTACTTCGATGCGGCCGCCGAGACGGTGCCCGTGTTGAAGAGCCGCGCGGGACTGCACGTGCTGCCGGATTCGGATCCCGATACCGGCGCGGACGACGTCGAGCCCTACGATCCCTACGCGAACGCCGATACCGATGCCTGA
- a CDS encoding class I SAM-dependent methyltransferase, with the protein MPDDPERGGEPAEPDESPDGPASDVDARLDRADAPLAAVVEKSRAETAIESLRAEGVYDDSRRVREARGRSGAKPSDDAIQSSTREDGPARIALPVTDPPSETRVLEVVRQLDPEPRNTDLEDLLADRGWSDEALESAPGSWAVIGSVILVTVPEGCPDEADLGEALLELHGEADSVLADEGIANDGAAGTYREPRTRLIAGERDTETIHTEHGTRYGLDPAAVMFSPGNQAERARMGEVASADEQVFDMFAGIGYFTLPMARSGARVTATEINPTAFRYLVENAMLNDVGDQVDAYMTDCRDLAGEIEADRVVMGYYGSGNESERADGDRDGGAHGTRADEAHEFLDDALTALVPDGVVHYHEATPESRLWDRPLARLESAADAADRKLEVLEKRRVKSHSAGVDHVVVDARFD; encoded by the coding sequence ATGCCTGACGATCCGGAACGGGGCGGCGAACCGGCGGAGCCGGACGAGAGCCCCGATGGGCCCGCGTCGGACGTCGATGCGCGCCTCGATCGCGCGGACGCACCGCTGGCCGCGGTCGTCGAGAAGTCCCGCGCGGAGACGGCCATCGAGTCGCTGCGCGCCGAGGGCGTCTACGACGACTCCCGGCGCGTGCGCGAGGCTCGAGGGCGAAGCGGAGCGAAGCCCTCGGACGACGCGATCCAGTCTTCGACCCGCGAGGACGGACCCGCCCGGATCGCGCTGCCGGTCACGGATCCCCCGTCCGAGACGCGCGTGCTCGAGGTCGTCCGACAGCTCGACCCCGAGCCGCGAAATACCGATCTCGAGGATCTGCTGGCCGACCGCGGCTGGAGCGACGAGGCCCTCGAATCCGCACCAGGCTCGTGGGCCGTGATCGGCTCGGTGATCCTCGTGACGGTGCCCGAGGGCTGCCCCGACGAGGCCGACCTCGGGGAGGCCCTGCTGGAACTCCACGGCGAGGCCGACAGCGTCCTGGCCGACGAGGGGATCGCCAACGACGGCGCGGCCGGCACCTACCGCGAGCCCCGCACCCGCCTCATCGCGGGCGAGCGCGACACCGAAACGATCCACACCGAACACGGGACCCGGTACGGGCTCGACCCCGCGGCGGTCATGTTCTCGCCGGGGAACCAGGCCGAACGCGCGCGGATGGGCGAGGTCGCGAGCGCCGACGAGCAGGTGTTCGATATGTTCGCCGGCATCGGCTACTTCACCCTCCCTATGGCCCGGTCCGGCGCGCGGGTGACTGCGACCGAGATCAACCCGACCGCGTTCCGGTACCTGGTCGAGAACGCGATGCTCAACGACGTCGGCGACCAAGTCGACGCCTACATGACCGACTGTCGGGACCTGGCGGGCGAGATCGAGGCCGACCGGGTCGTCATGGGGTACTACGGGAGCGGAAACGAGAGCGAGCGCGCGGACGGCGACCGCGACGGCGGCGCACACGGCACGCGCGCCGACGAGGCCCACGAGTTCTTGGACGACGCCCTGACCGCGCTGGTGCCTGACGGCGTCGTCCACTACCACGAGGCGACCCCCGAATCCCGGCTGTGGGACCGCCCGCTCGCCAGGCTCGAGTCGGCGGCCGACGCGGCCGACCGGAAACTCGAGGTGCTCGAAAAGCGGCGCGTCAAGAGCCACAGCGCGGGTGTCGATCACGTCGTCGTCGATGCCCGGTTCGATTAG
- a CDS encoding helix-turn-helix transcriptional regulator, with protein MTEESARALRYLSGSAVRPAILERLVDGPARPADLVERTGVSRTTVHRTLSEVTDRDWARRVDGGYDATPVGELALETYERARARFRTIDRFEPFLSHLGPAAADLDPDWLRGADLATATDANPYYPSEWYVERLAACSNENASRTGDEETSGIGKGDPERLRLAAPVFTRRVLAVHAPSTDEGPLDEGRATELVVGDAALRAVAERYPDQVRNALAHDGFDLYAASAAPSVGIALAGERVVLGAPEDGRLDAAVESADDRLLEWATHRYRRLRADARPVTEFDDCHLSST; from the coding sequence ATGACCGAGGAGTCAGCGCGCGCCCTCCGGTACCTCTCCGGATCGGCCGTCCGGCCTGCTATCCTCGAGCGGCTCGTCGACGGGCCCGCTCGTCCCGCCGACCTCGTCGAACGGACCGGCGTCTCCCGGACGACCGTCCACCGGACGCTCTCCGAGGTGACCGACCGCGACTGGGCGCGTCGCGTCGACGGCGGGTACGACGCCACGCCCGTCGGCGAGTTGGCCCTCGAAACCTACGAACGTGCCCGCGCTCGGTTTCGGACCATCGATCGGTTCGAACCGTTTCTCTCGCACCTCGGGCCGGCGGCCGCGGACCTCGATCCGGACTGGCTGCGCGGTGCCGACCTGGCGACGGCGACCGACGCGAACCCCTACTACCCCTCCGAGTGGTACGTGGAGCGACTCGCCGCCTGCTCGAACGAGAACGCGTCCCGGACCGGCGACGAGGAGACGAGTGGAATCGGGAAGGGAGACCCGGAACGCCTGCGTCTCGCGGCGCCGGTCTTCACCCGACGAGTGCTTGCCGTCCACGCGCCGAGCACCGACGAGGGGCCGCTCGACGAGGGACGCGCGACGGAACTCGTCGTCGGCGACGCGGCCCTCCGCGCGGTCGCCGAGCGGTATCCCGACCAGGTCCGGAACGCGCTCGCACACGACGGCTTCGATCTGTACGCCGCGTCGGCGGCGCCGTCGGTGGGAATCGCACTCGCCGGAGAACGGGTCGTCCTGGGCGCGCCCGAAGACGGACGACTCGATGCCGCCGTCGAGAGCGCGGACGACCGACTCCTGGAGTGGGCGACCCACCGGTACCGCCGACTGCGAGCGGACGCGCGCCCGGTGACCGAATTCGACGACTGTCATCTCTCCTCGACGTGA
- a CDS encoding helicase C-terminal domain-containing protein — protein sequence MNPERIFEAFPAPSYRGNQEQALRDIRDAFAAGNDVVLVRAPTGSGKSLLARAVAGCARRADEGDPSDATGAYYTTPQVSQLDDVAADDLLADLNVIRGKSNYTCILPEERDTPVNQAPCVRERGYDCSVKHRCPYFSDRAIASNREIAAMTLAYFMQTAGSEVFRTRDVVVVDEAHGLAEWAEMYATIQLGPRTVPFWDDLRVPEIDDVERAVRYAESLEGTCERRKDELLAQDSLSPAEVRERDRLQELIGELDWFVSDYRDPQSPTTWLVDQSESRGRTGADDNGDGDEPRGGPLTIKPMNPEKYLQHTVWDRGNKFALLSATILNKAAFCRQVGLDPDDVALVDVGHTFPVENRPLYDVTQGKMTYEQRDETTPKIARTIVRLMQRHPDEKGLIHAHSYDIQERLADRLRDFGVGDRIRTHDRDGRDAALEAWKASDDPDVFLSVKMEEALDLKGDLCRWQVLCKAPFLNTGDSRVAHRLEEGQWAWYYRTALRTVIQACGRVVRAPDDYGATYLADSSLVDLFDRARTDMPAWFEAQVDRMESPDLPQFDPRAALGDGTSGTDGSVDSGGPTSDRGRGGRTDRSARSRGSGRSRRSSRSSPLADVWDTDE from the coding sequence GTGAATCCCGAGCGGATCTTCGAAGCGTTTCCCGCACCGAGCTACCGCGGGAATCAGGAGCAGGCCCTCCGCGACATTCGCGACGCCTTCGCGGCCGGCAACGACGTCGTGCTCGTTCGTGCGCCGACGGGCAGCGGCAAGTCACTCTTGGCCCGCGCCGTCGCCGGCTGCGCCAGGCGCGCCGACGAGGGCGATCCCAGCGACGCGACCGGCGCCTACTACACGACGCCGCAGGTCTCCCAACTGGACGACGTGGCCGCCGACGACCTGCTGGCGGACCTAAACGTCATCCGGGGCAAGTCGAACTACACCTGCATCCTCCCGGAGGAGCGCGACACGCCGGTCAACCAGGCGCCCTGCGTCCGCGAACGCGGCTACGATTGCTCCGTGAAACACCGGTGTCCGTACTTCTCCGACCGGGCGATCGCCTCGAACCGGGAGATCGCGGCGATGACGCTGGCCTACTTCATGCAGACCGCTGGCAGCGAGGTCTTTCGCACGCGCGACGTCGTGGTCGTCGACGAGGCACACGGCTTAGCGGAGTGGGCGGAGATGTACGCGACGATCCAGCTCGGCCCCCGAACCGTCCCGTTCTGGGACGATCTGCGCGTCCCCGAGATCGACGACGTCGAGCGTGCCGTCCGGTACGCTGAGAGCCTCGAAGGGACGTGCGAACGCCGGAAGGACGAACTGCTCGCACAGGACTCGCTCTCCCCCGCGGAAGTTCGCGAACGCGACCGCCTCCAGGAACTCATCGGCGAACTCGACTGGTTCGTCTCGGACTATCGCGACCCCCAGAGTCCGACGACCTGGCTGGTCGACCAGTCCGAGTCGCGCGGGCGCACCGGCGCCGACGACAACGGCGACGGCGACGAACCGCGGGGCGGCCCGCTGACGATCAAGCCGATGAACCCCGAGAAGTACCTCCAGCACACCGTTTGGGACCGGGGGAACAAGTTTGCGCTCCTCTCGGCGACGATCCTCAACAAGGCCGCCTTTTGCCGTCAGGTCGGTCTCGACCCCGACGACGTCGCCCTGGTCGACGTCGGGCACACCTTCCCCGTCGAGAACCGGCCGCTGTACGACGTCACGCAGGGGAAGATGACCTACGAGCAGCGCGACGAAACGACGCCGAAGATCGCCCGCACGATCGTCCGGCTCATGCAGCGCCACCCCGACGAGAAGGGGCTGATCCACGCCCACTCCTACGACATTCAGGAGCGCCTGGCGGACCGCCTGCGGGACTTCGGCGTCGGCGACCGGATCCGGACCCACGACCGCGACGGCCGCGACGCCGCCCTCGAGGCCTGGAAGGCCAGCGACGACCCGGACGTTTTCCTCTCGGTGAAGATGGAGGAGGCGCTGGACCTCAAGGGCGACCTCTGTCGGTGGCAGGTGCTCTGTAAGGCCCCGTTCCTCAACACGGGCGACTCGCGGGTCGCCCACCGGCTCGAGGAGGGCCAGTGGGCCTGGTACTACCGGACGGCGCTGCGCACGGTGATCCAGGCCTGCGGCCGGGTCGTCCGCGCGCCCGACGACTACGGTGCGACGTACCTCGCCGACTCGAGCCTGGTCGATCTCTTCGATCGCGCTCGGACCGATATGCCCGCCTGGTTCGAAGCTCAGGTCGACCGCATGGAGTCGCCTGACCTCCCGCAGTTCGATCCGCGGGCGGCGCTCGGCGACGGGACGTCGGGAACGGACGGCAGTGTGGACAGCGGTGGACCGACATCCGACCGCGGACGAGGCGGACGGACCGATCGGTCCGCGCGCTCGCGGGGGTCGGGCCGGTCGCGGCGCTCGTCCCGCTCGAGTCCATTGGCGGACGTCTGGGACACTGACGAGTGA
- a CDS encoding DUF7561 family protein yields the protein MSKDSCDGCGRTVTVSGGIANIWSFGTDAGTVGTAMTLELDDGTSHLLCYPCIEAIPDYPTAEDIERLERVDDETSRLGALSD from the coding sequence ATGTCGAAGGACTCCTGTGACGGCTGTGGCCGAACGGTCACGGTCTCTGGCGGGATCGCCAACATCTGGTCGTTCGGGACGGACGCCGGCACCGTCGGGACCGCGATGACGCTCGAACTCGATGACGGGACGTCGCACCTGCTGTGTTACCCCTGTATCGAGGCGATACCGGACTATCCGACCGCCGAGGACATCGAGCGGTTAGAGCGCGTCGACGACGAGACCTCGCGGCTCGGCGCGCTGTCGGACTGA